The proteins below come from a single Desulfonatronum sp. SC1 genomic window:
- the purE gene encoding 5-(carboxyamino)imidazole ribonucleotide mutase, with translation MTKVAIFMGSISDEDKMAPCAEVLGSLGIPHLFTVASAHRTPERVQRLVRELEDQGCKVFICAAGMAAHLAGAVAAKTTRPVLGVPLTASSLGGLDALLATVQMPPGFPVGTVALDSAGARNAAWLAAQILALDDPELAEKLRANRQKMIDGVEKAAADLRARHPGSAG, from the coding sequence ATGACCAAAGTCGCCATTTTCATGGGCAGCATCTCGGATGAAGACAAGATGGCCCCCTGTGCCGAAGTGCTCGGTTCACTGGGCATCCCGCATTTGTTCACCGTGGCCTCGGCCCACCGCACCCCGGAGCGGGTGCAGCGGCTGGTTCGGGAGTTGGAGGATCAGGGCTGCAAGGTGTTCATCTGCGCGGCGGGCATGGCCGCCCACCTGGCCGGGGCCGTGGCCGCGAAGACCACCCGCCCGGTACTCGGCGTGCCCTTGACCGCCTCGTCCCTGGGTGGCCTGGACGCGCTGCTGGCCACGGTGCAGATGCCTCCCGGCTTTCCCGTGGGCACCGTGGCCCTGGACAGTGCCGGGGCGCGCAACGCCGCCTGGCTGGCCGCCCAGATTCTGGCCCTGGATGATCCTGAACTGGCTGAAAAACTGCGCGCAAATCGGCAGAAGATGATCGACGGGGTGGAAAAGGCCGCGGCTGATCTGCGCGCCCGACATCCCGGCAGCGCGGGCTGA
- a CDS encoding 3D domain-containing protein codes for MRYALPLVIVLALMNLYHVLKPVDGVGGQPAILTKEYRFNMEKDLELLKAQDEILILKMLLNGYRENKGNREIELGKLLDENLVLKRMINGYRDANTHRLRLTAYTARPQECNDDVDNTAIMQTPVSGWTVAVSRDLRGWLGKRVYIEGFGIRLVSDLMNARYTNAIDVLVADVPTAKRIGVRKNVLVTLVEPLATDVTDLDRELVALLSNGSRME; via the coding sequence ATGCGCTACGCTCTGCCCCTCGTTATTGTTCTGGCCCTGATGAACCTCTATCACGTCCTCAAACCCGTGGACGGCGTCGGCGGGCAACCCGCGATCCTGACCAAGGAATACCGGTTCAACATGGAGAAGGACCTTGAACTGCTCAAGGCCCAGGACGAAATTCTGATCCTCAAGATGCTCCTCAATGGCTACCGGGAGAACAAGGGGAACCGGGAAATAGAGCTGGGAAAGCTGCTCGATGAAAATCTGGTTCTCAAACGGATGATTAACGGCTACCGGGACGCCAACACCCATCGATTGCGCCTGACCGCGTACACGGCCCGGCCCCAAGAATGCAACGACGACGTGGACAACACCGCGATCATGCAAACCCCTGTTTCCGGCTGGACCGTGGCTGTTTCCCGTGACTTGAGAGGCTGGCTGGGCAAACGGGTCTATATCGAGGGCTTTGGCATCCGTTTGGTCAGCGACCTGATGAACGCCCGCTACACCAACGCCATTGACGTCCTGGTGGCGGATGTACCCACTGCCAAACGGATCGGCGTCCGAAAGAATGTCCTGGTAACCCTGGTGGAGCCGCTGGCAACGGACGTCACGGACCTGGATCGGGAATTGGTGGCCTTGTTAAGCAATGGCTCGCGTATGGAGTGA
- a CDS encoding glutamate synthase, whose amino-acid sequence MCRLFSLTSSVPISPMRAIEALDVMKEGHDGSGIGLFLTDLAGPFQDCKHLPILSGIFTHAGLRRMEEFMSSQGFTPGYRLTLEAKESPPPGTPKRDIYLSQVFEPPSAWTDLAPAVRERELTKTRLALRHMGQAEEDMVVFSFWPDVLMIKEVGDPMEIGQYLGLDREEVYAGRILAQGRQNTNYGINLYACHPFFIQGVSTMTNGENTAFVPIKEYLGSQGVPGYEGYQSDSEVFTHILHFTLKGLGLSLEAYKHVITPLQDDDLEAHPDRDFLHTMKQACRRLIIDGPNCVIGCLPDKTMFMVQDRKKLRPGIVGGRPGLFAFSSEACGLDAAIPDRDKSKDFQPMHLDTAIVSPDCQEVRICRQTQPLPHQH is encoded by the coding sequence ATGTGCCGATTGTTCTCCCTGACCAGCTCCGTCCCCATCTCCCCGATGCGGGCCATCGAGGCGCTGGACGTGATGAAGGAAGGTCATGACGGTTCGGGGATCGGTCTGTTTCTGACCGACCTGGCCGGTCCCTTCCAGGACTGCAAGCACCTGCCCATCCTTTCCGGCATCTTCACCCATGCGGGTCTGCGCCGGATGGAGGAGTTCATGTCCAGCCAGGGCTTTACGCCCGGGTACCGACTGACCCTGGAGGCCAAGGAATCCCCGCCTCCGGGCACCCCGAAACGGGATATCTATCTGTCCCAGGTCTTTGAACCGCCCTCGGCCTGGACCGATCTGGCCCCGGCCGTGCGCGAACGGGAACTGACCAAGACCCGCCTGGCTTTGCGCCACATGGGCCAGGCCGAGGAAGACATGGTGGTCTTCAGTTTCTGGCCCGACGTGTTGATGATCAAGGAAGTGGGCGATCCCATGGAGATCGGCCAATATCTGGGACTGGACCGGGAAGAGGTGTACGCCGGGCGGATCCTGGCCCAGGGCCGGCAGAACACCAACTACGGGATCAATCTCTACGCCTGCCACCCCTTTTTCATCCAGGGCGTCTCCACCATGACCAACGGAGAGAACACGGCCTTCGTGCCCATCAAGGAATACCTGGGCAGCCAGGGTGTGCCCGGCTACGAGGGCTACCAGTCCGACTCCGAGGTCTTCACCCATATCCTGCACTTCACACTCAAGGGTCTCGGCCTGAGCCTGGAAGCCTACAAACACGTGATCACCCCGCTCCAGGACGACGACCTGGAAGCCCATCCGGACCGGGACTTCCTGCACACCATGAAGCAGGCCTGCCGCCGACTGATCATCGACGGCCCGAACTGCGTCATCGGCTGCCTGCCGGACAAGACCATGTTCATGGTCCAGGACCGCAAGAAATTGCGGCCCGGCATCGTCGGCGGACGGCCCGGCCTGTTCGCCTTTTCCTCCGAGGCCTGCGGCCTGGACGCGGCCATTCCGGATCGCGACAAGTCTAAGGATTTTCAACCCATGCACCTTGACACGGCCATTGTTTCGCCGGACTGTCAGGAGGTACGTATATGTCGGCAAACACAGCCGTTACCCCATCAACATTAA
- a CDS encoding FAD-dependent oxidoreductase yields MSKAKTVHIAGKDETGRVSSRILEERIQEAVRGGAGRLEIAAFGQHGIGGRIFQPQGKPVNVQITGSPGQRTGSMGSPGTTIEIHGPASDDIGWLNAGAEIVVHGYATNGACNAMAQGKVWVAGNIGSRGMTMTKYNPRFAHPELWVLGSAGDYFAEFMAGGVAVICGHEPQDPRNVLGYRPCVGMVGGKIFFRGPIHGYSQADAKLVPISDEEWAWLTENMDLFLGRIKRKRLLKKLTVRDEWQCIAARTPMEKVGAKRRSMAQFHRDVWDKELGRGGMIGDLTDLDRSPVPLITTGELRRYVPVWEHRKYLAPCQSACPTGMPVQERWRLIREGKVDEAVDVALAFTPFPASICGYLCPHLCMQGCTKGVAGNLQPVDITPLGRKGVSSKPPKLPDLSGTRVAVIGGGPGGISVAWQLRLKGHDTWVYDLEKVLGGKMATAIPEQRIPREVLEAEIERVRKVLPHVHLQQNLTHKEFDQLKADFDYVVIATGAQKPRTIPIPGSERITPALTFLKNAKLDNQPVGKKLVIIGAGNVGCDVATVAHRLGAEEITLIDIQEPASFGEERKEAERAGAVFRYPCFTKEITPEGVLLTTGEVIPADTVVISIGDLPDLGFLPETIAVDRGFVLVNEMGQTSDPQVFAIGDIVKPGLLTDAIGAGRKAAKTIDEMAAGKRPQVDSAWLKDYSIEYSETSERIDYSRMTLEYYDPRITEYNDMEHCASQCSSCGSCMDCGLCDAVCPTAAIERKNLGNGKYERVSNPDKCIGCGFCGKCCPCGVWALVENTPMG; encoded by the coding sequence ATGAGCAAGGCAAAAACAGTGCACATCGCCGGCAAGGACGAGACAGGCCGGGTGTCTTCCCGGATTCTGGAGGAGCGCATCCAGGAAGCGGTGCGCGGCGGGGCGGGGCGTCTGGAGATCGCCGCATTCGGCCAGCACGGCATCGGCGGACGGATCTTTCAGCCCCAGGGCAAGCCGGTCAACGTCCAGATCACCGGCTCTCCGGGACAGCGCACCGGCTCCATGGGCTCGCCGGGCACGACCATCGAGATTCACGGTCCGGCCTCGGACGACATCGGTTGGCTGAACGCCGGGGCGGAAATCGTGGTCCATGGCTACGCCACCAACGGGGCCTGCAACGCCATGGCCCAGGGCAAGGTCTGGGTGGCCGGGAACATCGGCTCCCGGGGCATGACCATGACCAAATACAATCCCCGGTTCGCCCATCCGGAACTCTGGGTTCTGGGCTCGGCCGGAGACTACTTCGCCGAATTCATGGCCGGCGGGGTCGCGGTGATCTGCGGCCATGAGCCCCAGGATCCGCGCAACGTCCTGGGCTATCGGCCCTGCGTGGGCATGGTCGGGGGCAAAATCTTCTTTCGCGGACCGATTCACGGCTACAGCCAGGCCGACGCCAAGCTGGTCCCCATTTCCGACGAGGAATGGGCCTGGCTGACCGAAAACATGGACCTGTTTCTGGGCAGGATCAAACGCAAACGGCTGCTCAAAAAGCTCACGGTACGCGACGAATGGCAGTGCATCGCCGCGCGCACGCCCATGGAGAAAGTCGGGGCCAAGCGCCGCTCCATGGCCCAGTTTCACCGGGACGTCTGGGACAAGGAACTGGGCCGGGGCGGGATGATCGGCGACCTGACCGACCTGGACCGAAGTCCCGTCCCCCTGATCACCACCGGGGAGCTGCGCCGCTACGTCCCGGTCTGGGAGCACCGCAAGTATCTGGCCCCCTGCCAGTCCGCCTGCCCCACGGGCATGCCGGTCCAGGAGCGCTGGCGGCTGATCCGCGAGGGCAAAGTTGACGAGGCCGTGGACGTGGCCCTGGCCTTCACTCCCTTTCCGGCCTCCATCTGCGGCTATCTCTGCCCGCACTTGTGCATGCAGGGCTGTACCAAGGGCGTGGCCGGAAATCTCCAGCCCGTGGACATCACGCCTCTGGGCAGAAAGGGCGTATCCTCTAAGCCCCCGAAGCTCCCGGACCTCAGCGGGACACGGGTGGCAGTGATCGGCGGCGGCCCGGGCGGGATTTCCGTGGCCTGGCAGCTCCGACTCAAGGGCCACGACACGTGGGTCTACGACCTGGAAAAGGTTCTGGGCGGGAAGATGGCCACGGCCATTCCGGAGCAGCGCATTCCCAGGGAGGTTCTGGAGGCGGAGATCGAACGGGTGCGCAAGGTTCTTCCCCACGTGCATCTCCAGCAGAACCTGACCCACAAGGAGTTCGACCAACTCAAGGCCGACTTCGACTACGTTGTCATCGCCACCGGAGCGCAGAAGCCCCGGACCATTCCCATTCCCGGTTCCGAGCGGATCACCCCGGCTCTGACCTTTCTCAAGAACGCCAAGCTGGACAACCAGCCCGTGGGCAAGAAGCTGGTGATCATCGGCGCGGGCAACGTGGGCTGCGATGTGGCCACCGTGGCTCACCGCCTGGGCGCGGAGGAAATCACCCTGATCGACATTCAGGAACCGGCCTCCTTTGGCGAGGAGCGCAAGGAGGCCGAACGGGCCGGCGCGGTCTTCCGCTACCCCTGCTTCACCAAGGAGATCACCCCGGAGGGCGTGCTGCTGACCACCGGCGAAGTCATCCCCGCGGACACCGTGGTCATCTCCATCGGCGACCTGCCGGATCTGGGCTTTCTGCCCGAGACCATCGCCGTGGACCGCGGCTTCGTGCTGGTCAACGAGATGGGCCAAACCTCCGATCCCCAGGTCTTCGCCATCGGCGACATCGTCAAGCCCGGTCTGCTCACCGACGCCATCGGCGCGGGACGCAAAGCGGCCAAAACCATCGACGAAATGGCCGCTGGCAAGCGCCCCCAGGTGGATTCAGCCTGGCTCAAGGACTATTCCATCGAGTACAGCGAAACCTCGGAGCGCATCGATTATTCCCGGATGACCCTGGAATACTACGACCCGCGGATCACCGAGTACAACGACATGGAACACTGCGCCTCCCAATGCTCCTCCTGCGGCTCGTGCATGGACTGCGGCCTGTGCGACGCGGTCTGTCCCACCGCGGCCATCGAGCGCAAAAACCTGGGCAACGGCAAATACGAACGCGTCTCCAACCCGGACAAATGCATCGGCTGCGGCTTCTGCGGAAAATGCTGCCCTTGCGGAGTCTGGGCTTTAGTGGAGAATACACCCATGGGCTGA
- the lgt gene encoding prolipoprotein diacylglyceryl transferase: protein MYHPNIDPVAFALGPLEVRWYGLMYLIGFLAAWLLGHFRAKRSGSGWNPQELPDLITYCALGLLLGARLGYVLFYDFATFIDHPLEILKIWKGGMSFHGGLLGVMLSIWLYALRSRRSFFQVADFVAPLAPIGICAGRIGNFINGELWGRATDAPWGMIFADPTAGFIPRHPSQLYQAFLEGLVLFALLWSFSAKPRPTMAVSGMFALLYGVFRFSVEFFREPDAHLGFVAFDWMSMGQVLSLPMIALGGVLLWLAHRRHGGLPPATR, encoded by the coding sequence GTGTACCACCCAAACATTGATCCCGTGGCTTTCGCCCTCGGACCGCTGGAGGTCCGATGGTACGGCCTGATGTATCTGATCGGCTTTCTGGCGGCTTGGTTGCTGGGCCATTTTCGGGCCAAGCGGTCGGGGTCCGGTTGGAACCCCCAGGAACTGCCGGACCTGATCACCTACTGCGCCTTGGGGCTCTTACTGGGTGCACGTCTAGGGTACGTGCTGTTCTACGACTTCGCAACATTCATCGATCATCCCCTGGAAATCCTGAAAATATGGAAGGGCGGGATGTCCTTTCACGGCGGCCTGTTGGGCGTGATGTTGTCCATTTGGCTCTACGCCCTGCGCAGCCGACGGAGTTTTTTTCAGGTGGCCGATTTCGTGGCTCCGCTGGCGCCTATCGGGATCTGCGCCGGGAGGATCGGCAACTTCATCAACGGCGAACTCTGGGGTCGGGCCACGGACGCGCCGTGGGGCATGATCTTCGCCGACCCCACCGCCGGATTCATCCCCCGGCACCCCTCCCAACTTTACCAAGCATTTCTGGAAGGCTTGGTCCTGTTCGCTCTGCTCTGGTCCTTCTCGGCCAAACCCCGTCCCACCATGGCCGTTTCCGGCATGTTCGCCCTGCTCTACGGCGTGTTTCGCTTCAGCGTGGAATTCTTCCGCGAACCGGACGCCCATCTCGGCTTCGTTGCCTTTGACTGGATGAGCATGGGACAGGTGCTTTCCTTGCCCATGATCGCGCTGGGGGGGGTATTGCTTTGGCTGGCGCACCGAAGACATGGAGGTTTGCCTCCCGCAACACGTTGA
- a CDS encoding glutamate synthase-related protein, producing the protein MSANTAVTPSTLSQRDLPWQIDWDIRTCTLCGRCTAVCPVNAIEFGTFRKRTIFTPPLGLLDKRTDKPSGQQDRPSSTSSVYYGIRQRTDPAYACIGCAMCNMVCPNNAIKPHKSESTDLLRFHRDRGGQPRTRGGRRNSGDSVLDQIKFMRISMLTDPALDAGRHEFELRTLIGRILPPAEALKTQRENGWMPPVREIYPLMIGSMSFGALSPNMWEGLQMGVAYLNEELGMPVRMCTGEGGCPPRLLRSRFLKYVILQIASGYFGWDEIVHAIPHMKEDPCAVEIKYGQGAKPGDGGLLQWHKVNQLIAAIRGVPPGVSLPSPPTHQTKYSIEEAVAKMIQSMSMAWGFRVPVYPKISASSTSLAVLNNLTRNPYAAGLAIDGEDGGTGAAYNVSMNHMGHPIASNLRDCYLNLVKLGKQNELPIIAGGGTGKNGNLAANAAALIMLGASAVQIGKYIMQAAAGCLGSEGDRCNICNIGRCPKGITSQDPRLYRRLDPEQVAERVVDVYVGFDTELKKIVAPLGRSTSLPIGMSDALGIADRFAAERLQIKYVV; encoded by the coding sequence ATGTCGGCAAACACAGCCGTTACCCCATCAACATTAAGCCAACGAGACCTGCCCTGGCAGATCGACTGGGACATCCGGACCTGCACGTTGTGCGGGCGGTGTACCGCGGTCTGCCCGGTGAACGCCATTGAATTCGGGACGTTCCGCAAGCGGACCATCTTCACCCCGCCCCTGGGCCTGCTGGACAAGCGGACGGACAAGCCCTCCGGTCAGCAGGACAGGCCCTCGTCCACCTCCAGCGTCTACTACGGCATCCGCCAGCGCACGGACCCGGCCTATGCCTGCATCGGCTGCGCCATGTGCAACATGGTCTGCCCGAACAACGCCATCAAGCCCCACAAATCCGAATCCACGGACCTGCTCCGCTTCCACCGCGACCGGGGCGGCCAGCCGCGCACCCGGGGCGGGCGGCGCAACTCCGGGGACAGCGTCCTGGACCAGATCAAGTTCATGCGCATCTCCATGCTCACCGACCCGGCCCTGGACGCCGGCCGCCACGAGTTCGAACTGCGCACCCTGATCGGCCGCATCCTGCCCCCGGCCGAGGCCCTCAAGACCCAACGCGAAAACGGCTGGATGCCGCCAGTACGGGAAATCTATCCGCTGATGATCGGCTCCATGAGCTTCGGAGCGCTTTCCCCGAACATGTGGGAGGGGTTGCAGATGGGCGTGGCCTACCTCAACGAGGAACTGGGCATGCCTGTCAGGATGTGCACCGGCGAGGGCGGCTGTCCGCCCCGGCTGCTGCGCTCCCGGTTCCTGAAGTACGTGATTTTGCAGATCGCCAGCGGCTATTTCGGCTGGGACGAGATCGTCCACGCCATCCCGCACATGAAGGAAGACCCCTGCGCCGTGGAGATCAAGTACGGCCAGGGCGCCAAGCCCGGAGACGGCGGCCTGCTCCAGTGGCACAAGGTCAACCAGCTCATCGCCGCCATCCGCGGCGTGCCGCCGGGGGTCAGCCTGCCCAGCCCGCCCACGCACCAGACCAAGTACTCCATCGAAGAGGCCGTGGCCAAGATGATCCAGTCCATGAGCATGGCCTGGGGCTTCCGGGTGCCGGTCTACCCGAAGATTTCGGCCTCCAGCACCTCCCTGGCCGTACTGAACAACCTGACCCGCAACCCCTACGCCGCGGGCCTGGCCATTGACGGCGAGGACGGCGGCACCGGCGCGGCCTACAACGTGTCCATGAACCACATGGGCCACCCCATCGCCTCCAATCTACGGGACTGCTATCTGAACCTGGTCAAACTGGGCAAACAGAACGAGCTGCCGATCATCGCCGGCGGAGGCACGGGCAAGAACGGGAACCTGGCGGCCAATGCCGCGGCCCTGATCATGCTCGGGGCCAGCGCGGTTCAGATCGGCAAGTACATCATGCAGGCCGCGGCCGGCTGCCTGGGTTCCGAGGGCGACCGCTGCAACATCTGCAACATCGGCCGCTGCCCCAAGGGCATCACCTCCCAGGATCCGCGCCTGTATCGGCGTTTGGATCCGGAGCAGGTGGCCGAGCGGGTGGTGGACGTGTACGTGGGCTTTGACACGGAACTGAAAAAAATCGTCGCGCCCCTGGGCCGTTCCACCTCCCTGCCCATCGGCATGTCCGACGCCCTGGGCATCGCGGACCGGTTCGCGGCGGAGCGGCTGCAGATCAAGTACGTGGTTTAG
- a CDS encoding histone deacetylase — translation MRTMATALLYDPVFAVHDAGAGHPESAMRYTALVRALEEDRETAGLPRLRPRPATESELASCHGPGYIDLVRRRIQEGRRSLGFPDTNVGPGSWDAAVHAAGGAMVAVDAVMQTDVQSVFCVVRPPGHHARPKQGMGFCIFNNVALAARHAQIAHGLERILIVDWDVHHGNGTQEIFYDDPSVLFFSTHQSNWFPYSGAVHETGDDAGEGFTINCPFPYGTGFAPIREAFLERLLPAARDFQPELVLISAGFDALEADPLGGFRLHPDDFTELTAIVRDIADKNGTQGRIISLLEGGYDLHSMALAALEHVRALAA, via the coding sequence ATGCGGACAATGGCCACGGCCCTGCTGTACGACCCGGTTTTCGCGGTCCATGACGCCGGGGCCGGGCATCCGGAGAGCGCGATGCGCTACACGGCCCTGGTTCGCGCCTTGGAAGAGGACCGGGAGACCGCGGGACTGCCGCGGTTGCGGCCGCGTCCGGCCACGGAAAGTGAACTCGCCTCTTGCCACGGCCCCGGATATATTGACCTGGTCCGCCGACGCATCCAGGAAGGCCGCCGCAGCCTCGGATTTCCGGACACCAACGTCGGCCCCGGCTCCTGGGACGCGGCGGTTCATGCCGCCGGAGGAGCCATGGTCGCCGTGGACGCGGTGATGCAAACGGATGTCCAGAGCGTCTTCTGCGTGGTCCGCCCTCCGGGCCACCACGCCCGTCCCAAGCAGGGCATGGGATTCTGCATCTTCAACAATGTGGCCCTGGCTGCCCGGCACGCCCAGATCGCCCACGGGCTGGAGCGGATCCTGATCGTGGACTGGGACGTGCACCACGGCAACGGCACCCAGGAAATCTTCTACGACGACCCGTCCGTCCTGTTCTTCAGCACCCATCAAAGCAACTGGTTCCCCTACTCCGGCGCGGTCCACGAAACCGGCGACGACGCCGGAGAGGGGTTCACCATCAACTGCCCCTTTCCCTACGGCACCGGCTTCGCCCCGATCCGCGAAGCCTTCCTGGAACGCCTATTGCCCGCGGCCCGGGACTTCCAGCCGGAATTGGTCCTGATCTCAGCCGGCTTCGACGCCCTGGAAGCCGACCCGCTGGGCGGATTCCGCCTCCACCCGGACGACTTCACCGAGCTGACCGCCATTGTCCGGGACATCGCCGATAAAAACGGCACCCAGGGACGAATCATCTCCCTGCTGGAAGGCGGCTACGACCTCCACTCCATGGCCCTCGCCGCCCTGGAGCACGTCCGCGCTTTGGCTGCCTGA